The Canis lupus familiaris isolate Mischka breed German Shepherd chromosome 5, alternate assembly UU_Cfam_GSD_1.0, whole genome shotgun sequence region CATGGCTTCCACAGCTGTTTCAGATGAAACTGTATATTAATGTGTAAACTTCCAAAATACAGCTTAGCTGGAATGTTATGCAGAGCAGGTGACTGAGGAGATAGCTTTCACTGCTTGGACGAAGGTCAGTTTTGAAGGAGCTAGAGATGTCTGTTGAATTCTGGTGCCTGTGTGGTTTGGGAGGTGCATGTGCAAGGCAGAGAGCTCTTCTCATTTCAAATAGTTAAGGATATGGGTGGTGAAatgaagttgtattttttttttaatttatttattcagagagagagagactgagaggcagagacacaggcagagggagaagcgggctccatgcagggagcctgacgcgggactcgaccctgggtctccaggatcagaccccgggctgcaggcggcgctaagccgctgcaccaccaggggtGCCCctgaagttgtatttttaaaaaagattttatttatttattcatgagagacacacagagagaggtaaagacataggcagagggagaagtaggctccccataaggaggctgatgtgggactccatcccaggaccccaggatcatgccctgagccgaaggcagatgctcaaccactgagccacccatgcatcccaaagtcattttttttttttttacattctcacATGATAAGTAGGGAAAGTGGCCAAATTCAGCACTGATCTGTTAATATTAATCTATCACTCTGGTTTTATGATGTTCGAAACACATGTTAGAGCTATTCATGAAGAtgtaaaagataaattttaaatgcatatcaGTTGTGCCTGAAGTCAACTGGAAGGGAAGACTTTAAGTCCCTGTGGTGTTAGTACAAATAGGCAGCCAAAGGACTAGAGTCTTAGTCAACAGACTTCTATATTCCCCCTAAACACAAATAGCCTCAAACTTTTGGAGGTTGTTCCTTTGACATGTTTCATCAGTGACATCACGGTGATTGCCACCTCCCTCAGACTACTTTAGGCCCTGCCCAGAGTCCAGGAGTCCAGAGAGCCCGGGAGACAAGCGGGAGTGGGAGCCtgagttggagagagagagaagaagcctACTGCAGCCAGGTGTGTCCTTGACCTTCTTTAGATGACAGCAGGATTTTTATACatagcaaagagagagagagagagagaaaggaaagtgtgtgtgtgtatgtgttgtgtgtacaatttgcaaatgaaaaacacagaggcatgtttatatttcttaatgaGATAAGCAATACCTATTGTACCAAGTATTTTTTAAGGTGCAAAGagtattatttattcttacttgccttttttccccatctcctgGTATGCATTTCTCCCTTCCTAATTCTCAAAGCCTCCATTCAAAGAAGGTCAATgtcagagcttttatttttatttttatttcactgatatGGCAATCACTTTGGATCATATGGTGTGATCTTAACTCTGGGGAAGATTTACAATGAGGCCAAAATTGTCTTTGTGGGGTAACAACAGAAAAGCCAAAGGTTGCTGATCTGAATATCTACCTAACTTTGGTATAAATGTGTGTGAAAGTAAATTCCACTTCTTATTGTTAGCATATATGTTGATTAAATTGGATTTGTTAGAAATTCTCATCTTAACTCTTTGTGTTTtatccacttaaaaatatataaaacagcaaATATTCAAGTACACCATCAAAGTGCAAGAAATGGTAAGAGGTAAACTGTAGGAAATAAAGAAGTGTATGAGGTAGCCTGTCAATTCAGAGActactggagaaaaaaatgtaaagaatcatAAAACCTAGTTTGAATACTAATTATAAAGCAACACTTGTGTACTATCACCCACATCAAGAAAGAGATCACTGCTGGCACATCAGAAGTCCATTCTTGATCATCTCTCCCTTTCTGGCCCACCATAGGTAATCACCATCTTGATTGCTAAGATAATcttatttatgcttttctttatgattttgccACCTATGTCAGCATTCCTAAACTATAGTATTAAGTTCcctgttttcagttttgtataaatggaataacattctttgtgtcttttgtgaatTCTTCTTTGGCCTGACAATTCTATTTGTGAGATCCATCCATCTTGTGTGTTGCCATAGTTCATATATTTGCTTTGCTCTTATAGCATTCAAATGTATGAATATGCCAAAATTCATCACCCATCCCACTGTTGATGAACATCTGAGTTGTTTCCAGCTTGGGGATATTATGAAAATGTGGCTGTGAACATTTCTGTATATGTATCTTGGTGCACATGTGCTTGAGTTACTAGAGCAGAAGCAAAATAGCTGGATGATAGAGAGCACTAATagccttaataaaaaaaatgtcaagttgTTTTCCCAAAGTATTGAAATTTTACACGACTTTGTGTAGTCAGGGCAGTTAATTGCAGTAATAACTCATTTTTGTAATCACTCCTGTGTAGTAACCACAATTTTAACAACCAGTTCTAGTCTGCCAATTCTAGTTCTGCCTTTAACTTGCTATGTGCCATTATGCAAACAACATACCTCCTCTCTCAGTTTCTCAGCTACAttatgggagagagaaaaatcgtGGTAATATTTGCCTGAGTTGTGAAGGTCACAGAGTTGTGAAGGTCACACAAACACAGCTGTAGACGGCTTTCAATCACATTTTCTGATTGTTCTTGTTGGGTCACTATCCATGGATCCCTTTATTTAAGAGTTTAATCTAATAGGCAGATTTGGTGGGATAGTGATTTTGCCCTTCCTGAACTGGGTTGTTGTGATCATTATAAATataatctctctcttctttccctctctctctttttgcgtATCTCTGCATTTCACCAAAATGCTCCCAAATAAATTAGTGTATGGAATAGGATTGTATTACATTAAGAGAGAGGAGCCTGCCTATGATTCTCATCCTTTGCCTCTAGGCTCCAGGCGTGGATTCATCACCTTCCCATTCCTCTCTGCTCTTGTATACCTTCTAACACATTCTCTCTActtcctttatccatttattttcttctgtttgctttctcCTTCAAGCAAATCTTTGTAAAGAGTTTCATTGGAATCTACTATATCCTGAATGTGGAGGGTGAAAAGATGGAtaacaattaaaaaggaaatgatacaaAAATCGGTCATTATCAGccatttttaaagcaagattTAACAAGCTACTGTTGACACCATCTAATCTGAACCTGTGTGTTAATTACACCAACCATTCCATAATATGAAGAATGATTATTTGGTTAGTGTATACAATTAATAATTTTGCccattaataatataataaacagtAATTATAACTAATAATTCAATCTGGTTAGATGGTTAAAAATGCTATTCAGGTCAAAAGCTTGCTAACCCTCCTTCCTACTCCCTGAACTCCCAACcttaacaaataaacaaaactctcCTTCCCCCTAAGCTTTTTCACTTCATAGTATCTAAAATCTTAGTATCTAATAAATATCTAGAAGTTTATCTTTAATCTTAATTTCATTTGGTTTGAGTACTCAAAGTACCAGTTGTACCACATTGTTGAAGGTAATAATCTCATCGATTGCACTGCACATGCTCTCAAAGTATGATTTCCTGCGTGTATATCTGTGCAAACTATAAAGATACCATCCCTGCTCTTTGAAGTGTTTACAATATAGGCACATCCTGCACTTGACTAAAAATAGCTGGCAGAAGCCCTTTTTGAAATAGAACCACCCATGAGGTTAACACTTGCTCTTTTGACTGAGTGCCTGTTATGCGAGGGACTTTTGGTTGACCCCCGTGGGCTCTGTGCCCAATTCAGGGCTTATAAGAGGCCAAGCAGCTGCTGTAAGCACTTCATGCGTTCATAGGCTTAGATGAAGACCTACGGCAGCCTGACATCTGAGAAATTATGGGATCCTACTTTTACATGCAGTTCCAAGCAAGAACAAATACTAAACCatacctttttgtttgttttttattttgttctggtGACCTTGTTTGCTGGTACCCCATGTTAGCAAGGCAAGCACACATAtcctgggagagagaaaatataacattttgtgttttatcCAAAGCATCTATACAttcattacaggaaaaaaatcaggacTCTGTTGGTCTTTTTGACATTGGGCAGAAAAGCCAGTTTCTTTTCATTagtcagggttcttcagagaaacaaaaccaataggatttgtgtgtgtgtgtgtgtgtgtgtgccctacATCTGTATGTTAATATCAAGATAGATATAGGTAGATATATGGATAACATTGGCTTAGGTGATTGTGGAgtctggcaagtccaaaatctatGGGGGAgatcagcaagctggagacccaggaagagtCGCAGCTCTAGTCCAAAAATAGTCGGAGGGCTAGAAGTTTAAGatgaaggtgttggcagggttgacttcttctgaggcttctctccttggctggtAGATGACTGTACTCCCTGCCTTCAAATGGTCTTCCTTCTGTACATGTCTGTGTCCTCGTCTACTCTTATAAGAACACATCATAGTGGATTAAGGTGCATCTTAATGGcctcatttaaacttaattaccttttaaaagaccctatctccaaatatagtcacctATTGagacattgggggttaggatttcaacataccaATTTTGTTGGGGCCACAGGTCAGCCCATAACACTCTCTTCTTCCACAACAAGGAAAGAATGCTTATGTATCTCCATGTTTTCTTTGTCACTCTCCATTAGGTGAGGACAAGCAGGAGCTCTTGGGTGTGCCCTCAGAAGTCTGCTATCAGTTCTCACCGAGCCAACTCTGAGAATGGGGATATCCACCCGGGAGCTGTTTCTCAACTTCACTATTGTCCTGATCACCGTTATTCTTATGTGGCTCCTTGTGAGGTCCTATCAGTACTGAGAAGCCATGTCATGCTCCTGGGATTGACTGCAACTCTCCAGAGCTGCTGCTCTGAGCTCCCACTGCTGTCATGGGATGCTTTTCTCAGCACCCCAGGGCATTTCTGACCCACACTCACAATATCTGAGGTGCCTCCAGTGTTAGGATTGATTGTGTGTACTCTAAAGATGCTGCTTGCAAGCGCTGCCAAGTATTTGCCAGTGAGCATTAGATTTATTCCTCAACTCTTACTGCAAATGTGTTAGACAAGCCACAaggttaaaattaaatgattcatgaTGGTGTAGAATTGTAACAAGCCCCTGATCTGTCTTACCACACAGCCCTTCCACCCACACTGTCTGCAACCAAACACTAAATCAACTCaccagaagaaagaaatgttagaGGAAGTCATTGTCAACCCCTGTAGCTATCATGTGAATAAAGTTAAGTCAACCACAAAATGACTTTTGGAATTTATTTCAGCTTCTATTTGTGATACTGCATTTGACCCTTGGCTGGGATTGAAGTGACAAATGTTACAGTATTTCTAGCATTTGAGATAAGCCAAGATTTCCAACTGCTAAGGATTTGAAACCAAGTCAATTAAGATTTGTCACATTTCAAATAATTCTGTTGATTCAGTGTTCCTCAAACTTTCCCACTAAACGAGCctccagggcagagagagaatagaTTTCACTAGGAGGTCTGGGGCATAGTTTCAAGGGTCCACTGAAAGCACACAATTTCCTTGaagttttgcattttatctttaaaaaatcacaaaaaatgtatattgtaCTCTATAACAcccctttgttttaaatatttacaattatgtGCCACCAAGTAAAAGCAGGACATGAATCACATCTCTAAGAGTAGCATATTCCAGTTTGCTTATCATGGGTCGTTATGCACGTAGAGCTAGTCATTAATAAACTGCAGTTAGAGCAAGGAGGAAAATCGGAAATACAActttacatatgtgtgtatgaaaTAGATGTTTCTTAAACACGTTGCTAGGATGCCCCATACTAGAGAGACCACACTTGTTCCTTGTGCTACTTCTGGGGATACCACAGAGAAAAGGAACATTGATAAACCTCATCTTTCAGAGCTCCCTCATGGAGGTGAGGCCCTCCTGGCCGAGAATTCAGCCCATCTCTGAGGCAATGCCTGCCTCACCTTGTGGTTCTCAGCCCTGGCCGCAACAGCGTATGTCCTCAGGGGtgattttacaaaatatttacgCGAGGTCCTCTTCAGACCAATTAATAAAAACCTCAGGGGGTAGAGCCCAAGCATCTACATTTCCCCATATTCCTCTAGCTGAGTTATTACTGGTGTTTCCCTTACTCTAAGGAGACCTCAGAGAATCTACTactgtttgtgtatgtgtttgagAAGGTGTGTGTATGGTGGTGGAGAGGGAGGTGGACAAAATGAGTGACAACAGTCCCTTCACCTGAGTCAGTAATGGTGCCAACATTTACAATAGGTGCCATTTATTGAGTCTCCTATCTATAACACTTTCCATATGTCACACCATTTAGTAGATGTGGTAGCTGAGGATCGCAGATCTCACTAGCCAAATATAAGGGGTGAAGGTAGGATGACAGAAGTATCGTGTTCATCTTTGTTGGGACTGCAAACAAATCATGCTTTATTATAGATCTCCAAACCATTTGATTGCAAGTTTTACCCTCACATTCTTTAGCATTCTAAAACATCAGGCTAATGAGATAAAGGTAACAGTTTTAATTCTCTTTGTAATTTCTCTGCTTGTCAATCCTCATCtgcttttctcttgcctttatcttctttttttttaaattttatttatttatgatagtcacagagagagagagagagagagagagagaggcggagacacaggcagagggagaagcaggctccatgcaccgggagcccgacgtgggattcgatcccgggtctccaggatcacgccctgggccaaaggcaggcgctaaaccgctgcgccacccagggatccctcttcttttttttttaattttatttatttattcatgagagacacagagacataggcagagggagaaacaggctccctgtagggagcccgatgtgggactcgatcctagaaccccaggatcacaacctgagccaaaggcagaacctcaaccactgagccacccaggtgctcctgcctttctcttcttAACTTGCTATGATTGGATCTACTGGTAGGACCCATTTGCAGACCGCATTACGGATTACCATTGTGGGGGTAGGACATCCACTAGCAAATATGTCTAATTTCCTCCACGTTCAGAAGTCCTAGTCATTTTGACTAAATTCCAGTTTGACTTGTaagtctcctttccttctttttttttttttttttagtattttatttgtttatttgagagagcacaagtgagagagtatgagcaggtgaaggggcagagtgagtaagaagcagactccccactaagctgGGAGCTGTACTTGGGGCTCCATTCTGGGAGCTAAGATCATGaactaggctgaaggcagatgcttcacagactgagccacccaggcaccttgtaAGTCTCCTTTCATGTATGACCATCCCTGAGTCCTCAGGTACCTGAATCGTCACAGTACCCCCCGTGTTGGTACCACCCACTGAAACAAGACACTAGTTCTCTGCAACCAGAACTCTGAATCCTACTTGTTAGCTAAAGTTCCAGTTCATGGGCTTGATCCAACactagcttctttctttttagttcattcattctaTAAGTGCCTATGTGAAACTATGATGTGTTGGGCATTATACTTGCCACTGGGGATAAAAACGGCTAATAAGACAGGCAGGCCCCCTTCTCAAGAAGCATATCATTTAGTGGGGAGACAGATCTATGAATGGGTGGTTATAATGGCATAATGAGTTCTTCAAAGAGAGAAGGGTGGGGTGGGTGTTGTTGGAAgagattccaggcagagggaacagcaagaaTAGAAATTCAAAGGTCAGACAGCATGGCAATTATTCCAGGAAATTGGAAGTATCAGCACAGCTGAAGCACGAAGTACCTCTCCAACCCCTGGCTGAAGCTATGGCATGTAAAGGTGGTTCTCAAGGTTCTGACTGCACCTGACTTCCAGGTTGGACCATCTCTGGCTTTCCTCACTGTCATGTCTCCTCACTCACTGGAAGGGACCTCCTGCCACCAATAATCATGAACAGTGTCTATGCTTACATAGGAATTAGACAC contains the following coding sequences:
- the SLN gene encoding sarcolipin isoform X1, which gives rise to MLDSPVSNDTRTLLILQEVQTTLGPAQSPGVQRARETSGSGSLSWREREEAYCSQVRTSRSSWVCPQKSAISSHRANSENGDIHPGAVSQLHYCPDHRYSYVAPCEVLSVLRSHVMLLGLTATLQSCCSELPLLSWDAFLSTPGHF
- the SLN gene encoding sarcolipin isoform X2 gives rise to the protein MGISTRELFLNFTIVLITVILMWLLVRSYQY